From the genome of Glycine max cultivar Williams 82 chromosome 2, Glycine_max_v4.0, whole genome shotgun sequence, one region includes:
- the LOC106796206 gene encoding uncharacterized protein isoform X1 produces MVNTRSLGHVLGKVIGRVLGREDNRDSDDVLQRRRPTASARRQREVVVVAEDAPHVDDAVEEVFQHADEVVDDFEGFPRPRDPSVLIVYADHVAVIVWNEEERPELKLSSHGRKVQKFGRFAVEIERLVVGIRLSPLIAYSLDTGHQRLI; encoded by the exons ATGGTTAACACTAGAAGTTTAGGTCATGTCTTAGGCAAAGTTATAGGAAGAGTCCTGGGGAGAGAGGATAATCGTGATTCGGATGATGTTCTCCAGCGGCGAAGGCCCACAGCATCCGCACGTAGGCAACGGGAAGTTGTCGTTGTTGCTGAGGATGCTCCTCACGTGGATGACGCAGTTGAAGAGGTATTCCAACATGCTGATGAAGTTGTTGATGATTTTGAGGGTTTTCCTAGGCCGCGTGACCCATCAGTGCTAATTGTCTATGCTGATCATGTTGCAGTCATTGTTTGGAACGAAGag gaACGTCCTGAATTAAAGCTATCTTCCCATGGAAGGAAGGTTCAGAAATTTGGGAGATTTGCTGTTGAAATTGAAAGGTTAGTCGTTGGCATAAGATTAAGTCC
- the LOC106796206 gene encoding uncharacterized protein isoform X2, translating into MVNTRSLGHVLGKVIGRVLGREDNRDSDDVLQRRRPTASARRQREVVVVAEDAPHVDDAVEEVFQHADEVVDDFEGFPRPRDPSVLIVYADHVAVIVWNEEERPELKLSSHGRKVQKFGRFAVEIERTPRACG; encoded by the exons ATGGTTAACACTAGAAGTTTAGGTCATGTCTTAGGCAAAGTTATAGGAAGAGTCCTGGGGAGAGAGGATAATCGTGATTCGGATGATGTTCTCCAGCGGCGAAGGCCCACAGCATCCGCACGTAGGCAACGGGAAGTTGTCGTTGTTGCTGAGGATGCTCCTCACGTGGATGACGCAGTTGAAGAGGTATTCCAACATGCTGATGAAGTTGTTGATGATTTTGAGGGTTTTCCTAGGCCGCGTGACCCATCAGTGCTAATTGTCTATGCTGATCATGTTGCAGTCATTGTTTGGAACGAAGag gaACGTCCTGAATTAAAGCTATCTTCCCATGGAAGGAAGGTTCAGAAATTTGGGAGATTTGCTGTTGAAATTGAAAG
- the LOC106796206 gene encoding uncharacterized protein isoform X3, with translation MVNTRSLGHVLGKVIGRVLGREDNRDSDDVLQRRRPTASARRQREVVVVAEDAPHVDDAVEEVFQHADEVVDDFEGFPRPRDPSVLIVYADHVAVIVWNEEERPELKLSSHGRKVQKFGRFAVEIERL, from the exons ATGGTTAACACTAGAAGTTTAGGTCATGTCTTAGGCAAAGTTATAGGAAGAGTCCTGGGGAGAGAGGATAATCGTGATTCGGATGATGTTCTCCAGCGGCGAAGGCCCACAGCATCCGCACGTAGGCAACGGGAAGTTGTCGTTGTTGCTGAGGATGCTCCTCACGTGGATGACGCAGTTGAAGAGGTATTCCAACATGCTGATGAAGTTGTTGATGATTTTGAGGGTTTTCCTAGGCCGCGTGACCCATCAGTGCTAATTGTCTATGCTGATCATGTTGCAGTCATTGTTTGGAACGAAGag gaACGTCCTGAATTAAAGCTATCTTCCCATGGAAGGAAGGTTCAGAAATTTGGGAGATTTGCTGTTGAAATTGAAAG